A single genomic interval of Neisseria leonii harbors:
- the oppD gene encoding oligopeptide ABC transporter ATP-binding protein OppD, with product MSHPLLQVRDLEVLFHTEDGAVTAVNRLNFDLYPGETLGIVGESGSGKSQTSFAIMGLLAKNGRADGSVLFDGKEILNLPEKALNRIRARDIAMIFQDPMTSLNPYMKVGDQLAEVLILHKGMGKREAWDEAAKMLDAVKIPEAKKRMGMYPHEFSGGMRQRVVIAMALLCRPRLLIADEPTTALDVTVQAQIMALLNDLKRDFATTIIMITHDLGVVAGICDKVLVMYAGRTMEYGGVDDMFYRPTHPYTIGLLGAVPRLDGHEDVLPTIPGNPPNLSQLPPGCAFQERCGHVRDICRREAPPLLSGADGRNRACHWQSAG from the coding sequence ATGAGTCATCCGCTGCTGCAAGTCAGAGATCTGGAAGTTTTGTTCCACACCGAAGACGGTGCCGTAACCGCCGTCAACCGGCTCAATTTCGACCTTTATCCCGGCGAAACGCTGGGGATAGTCGGTGAATCCGGTTCGGGAAAATCGCAAACCTCGTTTGCCATTATGGGGCTGCTGGCCAAAAACGGCCGGGCGGACGGCAGCGTGCTGTTTGACGGCAAAGAAATCCTCAACCTGCCCGAAAAAGCCCTCAACCGCATCCGCGCACGCGATATTGCGATGATTTTCCAAGACCCGATGACTTCGCTCAATCCCTATATGAAAGTGGGCGACCAGTTGGCCGAAGTGCTGATTCTGCACAAAGGTATGGGCAAACGCGAGGCGTGGGACGAAGCGGCCAAAATGCTCGATGCGGTGAAAATCCCCGAGGCGAAAAAACGCATGGGTATGTATCCGCACGAATTTTCCGGCGGTATGCGCCAGCGCGTCGTGATTGCGATGGCGCTGCTGTGCCGCCCACGCCTGCTGATTGCCGACGAGCCGACCACCGCACTCGATGTAACCGTGCAGGCGCAGATTATGGCCCTGCTCAATGATTTGAAGCGTGATTTTGCCACCACCATCATCATGATTACTCACGATTTGGGCGTGGTAGCGGGCATCTGCGACAAAGTGCTGGTCATGTATGCGGGGCGGACGATGGAATACGGCGGCGTGGACGATATGTTCTACCGGCCGACCCACCCCTATACCATCGGTCTGCTGGGCGCGGTACCGCGCCTGGACGGCCATGAGGACGTTCTGCCCACCATTCCGGGCAACCCGCCCAATCTGTCACAGCTGCCGCCGGGCTGCGCATTTCAGGAGCGTTGCGGCCATGTCCGCGACATCTGCCGCCGCGAAGCCCCGCCGCTGCTGTCGGGTGCCGACGGCCGCAACCGTGCCTGCCATTGGCAGAGTGCCGGGTAA
- a CDS encoding calcium-binding protein, producing MAMFDYKQYSSAEAARLMSVSHKLAVYTNVSPKFISGTLNALGKLAGNYLADRLEMSPPDGWRALEPSELGLPANSVDPLGFYTVESPLTGHNTIPGMGPQLKIFGKFNDVGKVTALSIGFCGTNDPLDIVDYVQLNSGEMAPKMEPILQVVKNYAEANGLSGSDVLVTGYSLGGAMTNLMAKYRETLADGFFADADYIGHASPLIYDNPSVILNAGFENDVVYRAAGDAPTLGAAVAAAKPGLVNPDKPFATTMDNVVLFNDTYASPLWKISPFSLINIPTAWSAHIDGLLGTPFTRIANSSYYEYTAADSTVVVDYLTGLTRATTWVEDKASHTSGHYGTPAFIIGSDRDNLLKGGVGGDYIDAGAGNDKIKTGTGADRIDGGEGVDTLILSGRRSDWNVYRTADGDVFFHAKDGSGLKQAENIEKVSFEGEWRTTLNPFEVGTYGLTDKSYPVLKFLNQDVAYGRHQEGSAGNDVLKGKTLFGGAGNDVLTAAKTSSLLHGGEGNDMLFGGRGNDELYGAEGNDFLYGGQGGRTVMSGGVGNDVFAFDKASRGIQQISDFNHYAGDKDKLVFDSALFSGRESVLAAARQQGSDVVIGYKGGSIVLKGTELAALDSSYIEIV from the coding sequence ATGGCAATGTTCGATTACAAACAATACAGCAGCGCAGAAGCCGCGCGCCTGATGTCCGTCAGTCACAAGCTGGCGGTTTACACCAATGTCAGCCCGAAATTCATCAGCGGTACACTGAATGCATTGGGTAAACTGGCGGGCAATTACCTGGCCGACAGGCTGGAAATGTCGCCGCCCGACGGCTGGCGTGCTTTGGAGCCGTCTGAATTGGGGCTGCCGGCCAACAGTGTCGATCCTTTGGGTTTCTATACCGTCGAAAGTCCGCTGACCGGCCACAATACCATTCCCGGCATGGGGCCGCAGCTGAAAATCTTCGGCAAATTTAATGATGTGGGCAAGGTTACGGCGTTGAGCATCGGTTTTTGCGGTACCAACGACCCCTTGGATATTGTGGACTATGTCCAACTCAACAGCGGCGAGATGGCACCGAAAATGGAGCCGATTCTGCAAGTGGTCAAAAACTACGCCGAAGCCAACGGCCTGAGCGGTTCGGATGTCTTGGTAACCGGTTACAGTCTGGGCGGTGCGATGACCAACCTGATGGCGAAATACCGCGAAACGCTGGCCGACGGATTCTTTGCCGATGCCGACTATATCGGCCATGCTTCGCCGCTGATTTACGACAATCCGTCAGTCATTCTCAATGCCGGTTTTGAAAACGATGTCGTTTACCGCGCCGCGGGCGATGCGCCGACTCTGGGTGCAGCCGTTGCTGCCGCCAAACCCGGTTTGGTCAATCCCGACAAACCGTTTGCCACCACCATGGACAATGTGGTGCTGTTCAACGATACCTACGCCTCGCCCCTGTGGAAAATCAGCCCGTTTTCGCTGATCAATATTCCTACCGCATGGTCGGCGCATATCGACGGCCTGCTGGGTACACCGTTTACCCGTATCGCCAATTCCAGCTATTACGAGTACACCGCGGCCGACAGCACCGTGGTTGTCGATTACCTGACCGGCCTGACCCGGGCAACCACATGGGTGGAAGACAAAGCCTCGCATACGTCCGGCCATTACGGCACACCGGCATTCATCATCGGTAGCGACCGCGACAATCTGCTCAAAGGCGGGGTCGGCGGCGACTACATCGATGCGGGCGCGGGCAACGACAAAATCAAAACCGGTACGGGTGCCGACAGAATCGACGGCGGCGAGGGTGTCGATACGCTGATTCTGAGCGGCAGGCGCAGCGACTGGAATGTTTACCGCACGGCCGACGGCGATGTGTTTTTCCATGCCAAAGACGGCAGCGGCCTCAAACAGGCGGAAAATATCGAGAAAGTCAGCTTTGAGGGCGAATGGCGGACGACGCTCAACCCCTTTGAAGTCGGGACATACGGTTTGACGGACAAAAGCTATCCGGTGTTGAAATTCCTGAATCAGGATGTTGCCTACGGCCGCCATCAGGAGGGCAGTGCGGGGAACGATGTGCTGAAAGGCAAAACCCTTTTCGGCGGTGCGGGCAACGATGTGCTGACTGCGGCAAAAACTTCATCGCTGCTGCACGGCGGCGAAGGCAACGATATGCTGTTCGGCGGACGGGGCAATGACGAGCTGTACGGTGCGGAAGGCAACGACTTCCTGTACGGCGGTCAGGGCGGGCGTACCGTGATGTCCGGCGGTGTGGGCAACGATGTGTTCGCATTCGATAAGGCTTCGCGCGGTATCCAGCAAATCAGTGATTTCAACCACTAT
- the oppB gene encoding oligopeptide ABC transporter permease OppB, which yields MFKLILRRILEAVPTLLVLVTVSFFMMRLAPGSPFTGERNLPPAVLANIEAKYGLNDPVWLQYLNYLKQLARGDFGPSFKYKDFSVNELLAQSFPVSLELGVYAFAAALILGVLLGVVAALKQNTWLDYVLMGAAMTGVVIPGFVKAPLLVLLFSLTFKWLPAGGWNDGALPNLILPVAALSLSYVSSIARITRGSMIEVMNSPFIRTARAKGVPMRQVVWKHALRPAMLPVISYLGPAFVGIITGSIVIETIFGLPGIGQLFVNGALNRDYGMVLSLTILVGVLTIAFNAVVDILYAVIDPKIRY from the coding sequence ATGTTCAAACTGATTTTGCGCCGCATACTGGAAGCGGTACCCACGCTGCTGGTGCTGGTTACCGTATCATTTTTTATGATGCGGCTGGCACCGGGCAGCCCGTTTACCGGCGAGCGCAACCTGCCGCCTGCCGTGCTGGCCAATATTGAAGCCAAATACGGTCTGAATGATCCGGTTTGGCTGCAATACCTCAATTACCTCAAACAATTGGCGCGCGGCGATTTCGGCCCGTCGTTCAAGTACAAAGATTTCAGCGTGAACGAGCTGCTGGCGCAATCGTTTCCCGTTTCGCTCGAACTGGGGGTTTATGCTTTTGCGGCGGCCTTGATTTTGGGTGTGCTGCTGGGCGTGGTTGCCGCTTTGAAGCAGAATACGTGGTTGGATTATGTGCTGATGGGCGCGGCCATGACGGGTGTGGTCATTCCCGGTTTTGTCAAAGCGCCGCTGCTGGTGCTGCTGTTTTCGCTGACGTTCAAATGGCTGCCTGCCGGCGGTTGGAACGACGGCGCGCTGCCGAATCTGATTCTGCCGGTGGCCGCTTTGTCTTTGTCGTATGTGTCGAGCATTGCACGGATTACGCGCGGGTCGATGATTGAAGTGATGAACAGTCCGTTTATCCGTACCGCGCGTGCCAAAGGCGTGCCGATGCGGCAGGTAGTGTGGAAGCACGCCCTGCGTCCGGCCATGCTGCCCGTGATTTCCTATTTGGGGCCGGCATTTGTCGGTATCATTACCGGTTCGATTGTCATCGAAACCATTTTCGGCCTGCCCGGTATCGGCCAGCTGTTTGTGAACGGCGCGCTCAACCGCGATTACGGCATGGTGTTGAGCCTGACCATTCTGGTGGGCGTTTTGACGATTGCGTTTAACGCGGTGGTCGATATTCTTTATGCGGTTATCGATCCGAAAATCCGCTATTGA
- the oppC gene encoding oligopeptide ABC transporter permease OppC, which yields MLVSKKQAAAVSAAAAQTEVKGRSLWQDAVRRFKRNKAAVGSMLVLVLIAVFVLVVPMVAPFAYDHTDWGAMQSPPSLENRHYLGTDSLGRDLLTRVAIGGRISLMVGVAGALVAVVFGTVYGAVSGFIGGKTDSLMMRLLEILNAFPFMFFVILLVTFFGRNLIFIFVAIGLVSWLDVARIVRGQTLGLKRKEFVEAAHVGGVGKATIVFRHIVPNVLGVVVVYASMLVPGMILFESFLSFLGLGVQEPMTSWGALLQEGAQTMQVAPWQLIVPSVFLVVTLFCFNFIGDGLRDALDPKDR from the coding sequence ATGTTAGTCAGTAAAAAACAGGCTGCCGCAGTATCGGCGGCGGCCGCGCAGACGGAAGTCAAAGGGCGCAGCCTGTGGCAGGATGCCGTGCGGCGTTTCAAACGCAACAAGGCGGCGGTGGGCAGTATGCTGGTTCTGGTGCTGATTGCCGTGTTTGTGCTGGTGGTGCCGATGGTTGCGCCTTTTGCCTACGACCATACCGACTGGGGCGCGATGCAGTCGCCGCCTTCTCTGGAAAACCGCCATTATCTGGGTACGGATTCACTGGGCCGCGATTTGCTGACGCGGGTGGCCATCGGCGGGCGTATTTCGCTGATGGTGGGGGTGGCCGGCGCGTTGGTGGCCGTGGTGTTCGGTACGGTATATGGCGCGGTGTCGGGCTTTATCGGCGGCAAAACCGATTCGCTGATGATGCGCCTGCTGGAAATTCTCAATGCGTTTCCGTTTATGTTTTTCGTGATTCTGCTGGTCACGTTTTTCGGCCGCAATCTGATTTTTATCTTTGTCGCTATCGGCCTGGTGTCGTGGCTCGATGTGGCGCGGATTGTGCGCGGGCAGACGCTGGGTTTGAAGCGCAAAGAATTTGTGGAGGCGGCGCATGTGGGCGGCGTGGGCAAAGCCACCATCGTGTTCCGCCATATCGTGCCCAACGTGCTGGGCGTGGTGGTGGTGTATGCGTCCATGCTGGTGCCCGGCATGATTCTGTTTGAATCGTTTTTGAGCTTTTTGGGTTTGGGCGTGCAGGAGCCGATGACGAGTTGGGGCGCGCTGTTGCAGGAAGGGGCACAAACCATGCAGGTGGCACCCTGGCAGCTGATTGTGCCGAGCGTGTTTCTGGTGGTTACCCTGTTCTGTTTCAACTTTATCGGCGACGGCCTGCGCGACGCGCTGGATCCGAAAGACCGCTAA